The nucleotide sequence CCGGCCCACCACATGCGGCGTCGTTTACGCGGTGGGCCGGCGCTCGCAAGCTCGCTGGCCCCACCCTACAGTTTAATGATTAAAGGCAAACTCCAGTGAATTGAGCATCGTCCAGGCCAGATCCTCGGCGGCACGTCGGCGGCCGGCCGTCGAACGACCCAGGTGACCGATCGCGGTGCGTCGCTCGTCATCGCTGGGAAAGCGGCTAAAAAACGTCAGGTAAAGCTCATCGGCCAACTCGCCGTTGTCGGCGTGCTCGGCCGCGAGATGCTTGATCCGGCCCGATTCGTGGGCGAGTTTGTCCTCGATCTCCGGCGAGTTGAGAAAGTGCAACACCTGGGCCACGCTGGCCTCGGCGTTCCGCTCGCACTTGCAGGGCGTCTTTCGTAGGGGGCGGCCGAAGAGTTTGAGGAAGTAGTGCGATACATTGCTGTCCCACAATTGCACGGCCCGATAGCCGGCGGGAATGCCCGGAAACTTTTCGCCCACGCCCGTGGTCTGGCACACGGCATCGAGCAACACCTCGGCGTCGAGCGGCTTGAACAGGGCCCGCGAGTAGTTCTGCTCGTCGCGCTCGTTGGTTTCGTTCGGCCGGCTGGAGAGTTGATAAACGGCCGACGACGTGATGACGCGGATCAGTTCCCGCAAATCGAACTGGTGGTCGGCAAGGTACGTGGCCAAGGCGCCGAGTAGCTCCGGATTGCCGGGCGGATTGGTTGCCCGCACGTCGTCAACCGGCTCGACCAGCCCCCGGCCGAGATAATGTGCCCAGACGCGGTTCGCCAGATTCTTGGCAAACCAGGGATTGTCGCGGGAAGTCATCCAGTCGGCCAGTGCTGTGCGACGGTCTCCGACCGGCAGGCTTTGAGGTGTCTCCGCGCCGAGCGGATGTGCCCGCACAGTTTCGCCTGTGCGAGGATGTTTGGTCTCGGCGGCGGCGCCCGCCAGCAGCATCTCGCCGCGCGGCGCCTGCCTGCGAGCGAGTGGCGCGAAGAAGTCGACCATGCCGTAATAATCGGTCTGGCTCCAGCGGTCGAAGGGGTGATGATGGCACTCGGCACACGAGATGCGCACGCCGAGAAACACTTGCGAGAGCGTGCTGGCCATTTCGCCCGGCTTCTGCACGACCTTATAAAAATTGCCGGCCGGCGACTCGGCCAGCGGCCCTTCGGCGGTCAGCACCTCTCGGGCAAACTGGTCGAGCGGCTTTTTCGACGCCAGGCTGTCGCGAATCCAGCGGTAATACGCGTAGGCTCCTTTGTGGCCCAAAGCCACGCGATCGACCCGCAACAGGTCGGCCCACTTCAAGGCCCAGTAGTCGGCGAACTCGGGCCGACTCAACAAGTCGTCGACCAGCCGCGCCCGGCGATCGCCGCGCGCGTCCGTCAGAAACTGCCGTGCCTCCCCAGCCGTGGGCAACGTGCCGATCGTGTCGAGATAAACTCGGCGCAGAAACGTGGCATCATCAGCCGAGGGCGACGGCGCGAGATTCAGTTTGGCAAGCTGGGCGGCCACTAGGCGATCGATGAAGTTGTTCTCGGCCAAGGGCGCGTGGCCCGCCGTTGTGCCTGGCTGTGGAATGATTGCCCGGAACAGATCAACTTCG is from Pirellulales bacterium and encodes:
- a CDS encoding DUF1549 domain-containing protein; protein product: MLPPRFIIACLSIFALADAAWADDDPALCDITVDPPAVTLAGADARFTLLVEGRRADGRIVDLTRHARYRSLSPDVVEVSDQGVVYPRADGSGEVEIDVAGQKRLVLCHVTGSRQTPLYNFANDVVPLLSRFGCNSSGCHGKAEGQNGFKLSVFGFDPAADYRALTMEDRGRRVFPASASQSLLLRKAAGQAPHGGGVRIGGDSREYRILHDWIAGGLRFGDAADPHVVSIALTPRERLLDLRAGQQLRVTARYSDGRQVDVTSLVRFQSNNEALAVVDESGLVAAGEMPGQVAVMASFMGEVDLFRAIIPQPGTTAGHAPLAENNFIDRLVAAQLAKLNLAPSPSADDATFLRRVYLDTIGTLPTAGEARQFLTDARGDRRARLVDDLLSRPEFADYWALKWADLLRVDRVALGHKGAYAYYRWIRDSLASKKPLDQFAREVLTAEGPLAESPAGNFYKVVQKPGEMASTLSQVFLGVRISCAECHHHPFDRWSQTDYYGMVDFFAPLARRQAPRGEMLLAGAAAETKHPRTGETVRAHPLGAETPQSLPVGDRRTALADWMTSRDNPWFAKNLANRVWAHYLGRGLVEPVDDVRATNPPGNPELLGALATYLADHQFDLRELIRVITSSAVYQLSSRPNETNERDEQNYSRALFKPLDAEVLLDAVCQTTGVGEKFPGIPAGYRAVQLWDSNVSHYFLKLFGRPLRKTPCKCERNAEASVAQVLHFLNSPEIEDKLAHESGRIKHLAAEHADNGELADELYLTFFSRFPSDDERRTAIGHLGRSTAGRRRAAEDLAWTMLNSLEFAFNH